GACCCTCAGCAATGGCACGGTCATCACCGCCAAAGGCAAACCGAAATTGGACGAACAATCGGGGCGTTATGTATTTACGGACGCCACGGGAAAGCAAGTGGCCGTGTCGGCCATGCGGGTGAAGGAAATTGCTCCGGTTGGCTGGGGCTCGGATTCCAGCGATGGCCCCCATTTCAAATCCAGGTCCTATCGCTGATCCTGGTGCGCCGATGTGGGGGTGAGCAGTTGCTGTTTTTCCCGGTTGACAGGGAGCCGGTGGCCCCCTATTTTTTCCGCTCCTTTTGGCTTGAGGCTGGTTCGGTCCGGGAAGGTCCGGCCGGCCCATGAATACCGGGAAGGA
The sequence above is a segment of the Verrucomicrobiota bacterium genome. Coding sequences within it:
- a CDS encoding YgdI/YgdR family lipoprotein → MMKCYMILFLAGCLLLAGCMTRYNVTLSNGTVITAKGKPKLDEQSGRYVFTDATGKQVAVSAMRVKEIAPVGWGSDSSDGPHFKSRSYR